GCGCCGGGGATGCGGCCCTCGCGCTCGATCTCGCGCGGATCGCGCAGATCGACGATGAGGATATTTTCATCCTTCATTGAGGCGATCAGGTCGGGCGCCTTGATCGCCTCGATCTCGCGGTTGGCTTCATCGAGCAGCGTCTTGATGCCGCGGTGAATTGTCTGAGCCATAAGCCCTCCCTGTTTATTTCGTTTTTCGCGCAAGCTCGCGAATGGCTTCCTCGATCCCCTCGAGCGTCAGCGGATACATCCGGTTCTCGAACAGTTTGCGGATCATCGCGGTGGATTCCGAATAATCCCAATAGCGCCGCTGCTCGGGATTGAGCCAGACGACATTCGGATAGGTCTGAAGCACCCTTTGCAACCATACCGCGCCCGGCTCGGGATTAACATGCTCGACCGAGCCGCCCGGCACCGCGATCTCGTAGGGGCTCATCGCCGCATCGCCGACAAAGATCACTTTGTAGTCGGACGGATATTTATGCAGCACGTCCCATGTCGCGGTCCGCTCGTTGTAACGGCGGTGGTTGTTCTTCCACACACTCTCATAGAGGCAGTTGTGGAAGTAGAAATATTCCATGTGCTTGAATTCGGTGCGCGCCGCCGAGAACAATTCCTCGACCTGCGCAATATGCGCGTCCATCGATCCGCCGATGTCGAAAAAGATCAAAACCTTGACGGCGTTGTGCCGCTCGGGGCGTAGATGCACGTCGAGATAGCCGCGATTGGCCGACTGCCTGATGGTGGTGTCGAGATCGAGTTCGTCGGCGGCCCCGGTGCGGGCGAACTTCCGCAGGCGCCGCAGCGCGACCTTGATGTTGCGCACGCCGAGTTCGACATTGCCGTCGAGGTCCTTGAACTCGCGGCGGTCCCAGACCTTCACGGCACGAAAATTCCGGTTTCCGTCCTGCCCGATGCGGATGCCCGCGGGGTTGTAGCCATAAGCGCCGAACGGAGAGGTGCCGCCCGTGCCGATCCACTTGTTGCCGCCCTGATGGCGCTTCTTCTGCTCTTCCATCCGCTTGCGCAGCGTGTCCATCAGCTTGTTCCAGTCGAGCGCCTCGAGCTTCTTCTTCTCCTCCTCGCTGAGATATTTTTCGGTGAGCTTCTTCAGCCACTCCGCCGGAACAGCGGTTTCACCGACCGCTTCCGACAGGGATTCCAGCCCCTTGAAGGTCTCGCCGAACACGCGATCGAACTTGTCGAGGTTGCGTTCGTCCTTCACCAGCGCCGCGCGTGCCAGATAGTAGAAATTCTCCACATTATGCTCGGGCAAGCCCGCGTCGAGCGCCTCCATCAAGGTGAGGTACTCGCGTAACGTGACCGGCACATTGGCCTGCCGCAACGATGTGAAGAATTGCAGAAACATCGCATGACGTTCGCGCAAGGGTGCCTGCCCGTCAAGCACGCCGCCATGCAGCTTTGCGCTTTACCGGAGCGGCTTTTTGCCTACATTGAGAATACCTTGCGCGGCTTTTCCGGAATATATCTTCATATGCAA
The nucleotide sequence above comes from [Pseudomonas] carboxydohydrogena. Encoded proteins:
- a CDS encoding vWA domain-containing protein produces the protein MFLQFFTSLRQANVPVTLREYLTLMEALDAGLPEHNVENFYYLARAALVKDERNLDKFDRVFGETFKGLESLSEAVGETAVPAEWLKKLTEKYLSEEEKKKLEALDWNKLMDTLRKRMEEQKKRHQGGNKWIGTGGTSPFGAYGYNPAGIRIGQDGNRNFRAVKVWDRREFKDLDGNVELGVRNIKVALRRLRKFARTGAADELDLDTTIRQSANRGYLDVHLRPERHNAVKVLIFFDIGGSMDAHIAQVEELFSAARTEFKHMEYFYFHNCLYESVWKNNHRRYNERTATWDVLHKYPSDYKVIFVGDAAMSPYEIAVPGGSVEHVNPEPGAVWLQRVLQTYPNVVWLNPEQRRYWDYSESTAMIRKLFENRMYPLTLEGIEEAIRELARKTK